The DNA segment AGAGACTGTTGCACTTATAAAACTGTAAAAATAAAATTCCTGGCATTAGAAATTATTTCGTAATTTATGCAGCGAAACAGAATACTGAAAATTTGACTGTTTGAACGCAGTGAGTTTCAAATTTTCTTTCTGTAAGCAAAATAAATAGAAAAAATTTCTAGCTTAGAGAATTTTATCTTTTACAAATTTGCAACAGCCTCTTATTTTTATATCTCTTTTGTATATTTTTTAAGCCATTCTTTTTCTTTCTCTTCAAGATAAGGTGATACTTTGTCAAATACCATTTTGTGATAGTTATTCAACCATTCTTTTTCATCACATGATAAAAGCTCTGGTATAACTCCATCTAAATCCAATGGCACATAAGTCATAATTTCAAATCTCATAAACTGACCAAACTCTGTAGCCTCATCTTTTCTTACAATAAGCTCATTTTCAAGTCTTATTCCATGTGAACCCTCTATATATACTCCAGGTTCATTAGTAACATTCATTCCCTCTTCAAGAACTTGTGGATTATACTGTACTCTTATTCCCTGAGGTCCTTCATGAACATTTAATAAGAATCCAACTCCATGTCCAGTTCCACATTTATAGTCAATTCCCTCTTCCCAAAGAGATTGTCTTGCTAAAATATCAAGGTTTGTTCCAGTTACACCATGTAAAAATTTAACCTTTGAAAGTTTTATCATCCCTTTTAAAGTGAGAGTAAAATGCCTTTTTATCTTTTCATCACATTTTCCTAAAACATATGTTCTTGTAATATCAGTAGTACCATCATAATATTGTCCACCAGAATCAACTAGTAAAAGTCCTTCTGGTTTTAATTCTGTATCACTTTCTTTAGTAGCTTTATAATGCATCATAGCAGCATTTGCTCCATAAGCACTAATTGTATCAAAGCTAGGTTCTATATAAAGTTTTTGAGCCTTTCTAAAGCCTTCCAGAACATCTGAAGCTGATATCTCAGTTATTTTTTCTTTTCCTATTGTATTTTTTAGCCAATACATAAATTTTGTAACTGCAACAGCGTCTCTTAGGTGACAGTTTCTCAAGTTGTCAAGCTCTACGTCATTTTTACAAGCCTTCATTAAAGTACTTGGATTTTTTCTATTTACAACTTTTACACTTTTTTTCAAGCTGCTAAATACTTTATAATTAATCTTATGGAAATCCATCATAAGAACATCTGAATTTGAAATAAGTTCCATATCTTCAAATATCTCATCATAATCTCTTACCTCAATCCAGTTGTTAAATAGATATTTTTCAACTTTCTCATCAAGTTTTTTCTCATTTATATAAAGTATAGCCCTGTCTGCTGTAATTGTTGCATAAGCAAGATTAACAGGATTGCATTTTACATCATTTCCTCTTAAATTGAATATCCA comes from the Fusobacterium sp. DD2 genome and includes:
- a CDS encoding aminopeptidase P family protein, whose translation is MKIAERLAKLRELMNERGIDFYIIPSSDYHQSEYVGEHFKCREWISGFTGSAGTVVVTQDMAGLWTDGRYFIQAAKQIEGTGITLFKMREPGVPTYAEFIGDKIKKGQCVGFDGRVLSVEQVGELKSKFKFDDIKINCDYDLIGELWEDRPALASSTAFVLDTKYCGEETKSKLARIREILVKENCDMNVVSSLDDIAWIFNLRGNDVKCNPVNLAYATITADRAILYINEKKLDEKVEKYLFNNWIEVRDYDEIFEDMELISNSDVLMMDFHKINYKVFSSLKKSVKVVNRKNPSTLMKACKNDVELDNLRNCHLRDAVAVTKFMYWLKNTIGKEKITEISASDVLEGFRKAQKLYIEPSFDTISAYGANAAMMHYKATKESDTELKPEGLLLVDSGGQYYDGTTDITRTYVLGKCDEKIKRHFTLTLKGMIKLSKVKFLHGVTGTNLDILARQSLWEEGIDYKCGTGHGVGFLLNVHEGPQGIRVQYNPQVLEEGMNVTNEPGVYIEGSHGIRLENELIVRKDEATEFGQFMRFEIMTYVPLDLDGVIPELLSCDEKEWLNNYHKMVFDKVSPYLEEKEKEWLKKYTKEI